The following proteins are encoded in a genomic region of Galbibacter sp. BG1:
- the gyrA gene encoding DNA gyrase subunit A has product MAEGEKLIPINIEDEMKSAYIDYSMSVIVSRALPDVRDGLKPVHRRVLFGMHELGVRSNSSYKKSARIVGEVLGKYHPHGDTSVYDTMVRMAQSWSLRYMMVDGQGNFGSIDGDSPAAMRYTEARMRKISEDMLADIDKDTVDHQLNFDDTLKEPKVLPTRVPNLLINGASGIAVGMATNMPPHNLSEVVDGTVAYIENNDIEIDELIEHVKAPDFPTGGIIYGYDGVREAFKTGKGRVVMRAKANTEEVNGRECIIVTEIPYQVNKADMIKKTADLVNDKKIEGISNIRDESDRNGMRIVYILKRDAIPNIVLNTLFKYTALQSSFSVNNIALVNGRPQLLNLKDMIHHFVEHRHEVVVRRTEYELKKAEERAHILEGLIIASDNIDEVIAIIRGSSNAEEAREKLMERFKLTEIQAKAIVEMRLRQLTGLEQDKLRSEYEDIMKFIDECKDILANKDRRMQIIKDELLEVKEKYGDERRSTIEYAGGDLSIEDMIPDEQVVITISHAGYIKRTPLTEYKTQNRGGVGQKGSSTRNEDFLEHLFVGTNHQYMLFFTQKGKCFWMRVYEIPEGSKTSKGRAIQNLINIEQDDKVKAFICTKDLKDEEYINSHFVIMATKKGIVKKTSLEQYSRPRQNGINAITIRDEDELLEAKLTTGNSQILLAVKSGKAIRFEEGKTRPMGRNASGVRGITLADDNDEVVGMVSVHNMEENILVVSENGYGKRTYLDDPEDGEAVYRITNRGGKGVKTMSISEKTGSLVAIKNVSDEDDLMIITKSGVAIRMAIEDLRVMGRATQGVKLINLKNDSIAAVAKVMKEEDEIEDIENIDINEDGIDIDQDSTENESNNND; this is encoded by the coding sequence ATGGCAGAAGGAGAAAAGCTGATCCCTATTAATATTGAGGACGAGATGAAGTCGGCTTACATTGATTATTCAATGTCGGTCATTGTGTCACGTGCTCTTCCAGATGTTAGGGACGGATTAAAACCAGTTCACCGAAGAGTTTTATTCGGAATGCATGAATTGGGAGTTAGATCTAACAGTTCTTATAAAAAATCTGCGAGAATTGTAGGAGAGGTATTAGGTAAGTATCACCCACACGGAGATACTTCTGTTTATGATACTATGGTGCGTATGGCTCAAAGTTGGAGCTTGCGTTATATGATGGTCGACGGGCAAGGGAACTTCGGTTCGATAGATGGAGATAGCCCGGCAGCAATGCGTTATACGGAAGCACGTATGCGCAAGATATCGGAAGATATGCTAGCAGATATCGATAAAGATACGGTAGACCACCAACTAAATTTTGATGATACTTTAAAAGAGCCCAAAGTTCTTCCCACAAGGGTTCCTAATTTATTGATCAATGGGGCATCGGGGATTGCCGTGGGTATGGCTACCAACATGCCTCCACACAACCTATCTGAAGTGGTAGATGGTACCGTGGCCTATATTGAAAATAACGACATTGAGATCGACGAGCTTATCGAGCATGTGAAAGCCCCAGATTTTCCTACAGGAGGGATTATCTATGGGTACGATGGTGTTCGCGAAGCCTTTAAAACAGGGAAAGGAAGAGTGGTTATGCGTGCCAAAGCCAATACCGAAGAGGTAAACGGAAGGGAGTGCATTATAGTTACAGAAATTCCTTATCAGGTGAATAAGGCAGACATGATTAAAAAGACTGCCGATCTAGTTAATGATAAAAAAATTGAGGGAATCTCAAACATTCGCGATGAATCCGATAGAAACGGGATGCGTATTGTTTACATTCTCAAAAGGGATGCTATCCCCAATATTGTTCTTAATACGCTTTTTAAATACACGGCGCTTCAGTCTTCTTTCAGTGTAAATAATATTGCATTGGTTAATGGAAGACCGCAATTACTGAACCTCAAAGACATGATCCATCATTTTGTGGAGCACCGTCATGAAGTGGTTGTGAGAAGGACCGAATACGAATTAAAGAAGGCGGAAGAACGCGCGCATATTTTGGAAGGATTGATCATTGCTTCCGATAATATTGATGAAGTTATCGCCATTATTCGTGGGTCCAGTAATGCAGAAGAGGCTCGTGAAAAGTTAATGGAGCGCTTTAAGTTAACCGAAATCCAAGCCAAGGCAATCGTAGAAATGCGATTGAGACAGCTTACAGGTCTGGAGCAGGATAAACTCCGTTCTGAGTATGAGGATATCATGAAGTTTATAGATGAATGTAAGGATATTCTAGCCAACAAGGATCGTAGAATGCAAATCATTAAAGACGAACTTCTAGAGGTTAAAGAAAAGTACGGCGACGAAAGACGCTCTACCATAGAATATGCTGGAGGCGACTTGAGTATTGAAGATATGATTCCAGATGAGCAAGTGGTTATTACCATTTCCCATGCTGGTTACATTAAAAGGACACCGCTTACCGAATACAAAACCCAGAATAGGGGTGGTGTAGGGCAAAAAGGCTCTTCTACACGAAATGAAGATTTCTTAGAGCACTTATTTGTAGGCACCAACCATCAATACATGCTTTTCTTTACGCAAAAAGGAAAATGTTTCTGGATGCGGGTCTATGAAATTCCAGAAGGAAGTAAAACTTCTAAAGGAAGGGCCATTCAGAATTTAATAAATATTGAGCAAGATGATAAGGTGAAAGCCTTTATTTGTACCAAAGATTTAAAAGATGAAGAGTACATAAACAGTCATTTTGTCATAATGGCAACCAAAAAGGGTATTGTTAAGAAAACTTCTTTAGAGCAGTATTCACGTCCGCGTCAAAACGGGATCAATGCTATTACCATCCGTGATGAGGATGAGCTGTTGGAAGCTAAATTAACCACAGGGAACAGTCAAATTCTATTGGCTGTAAAATCTGGTAAGGCCATTCGTTTTGAAGAAGGTAAAACACGACCGATGGGTAGAAATGCATCAGGGGTTCGCGGGATAACCTTGGCAGACGATAATGACGAAGTGGTTGGAATGGTTTCTGTTCATAATATGGAAGAAAACATTCTGGTCGTTTCAGAAAATGGTTACGGAAAACGTACGTATTTAGACGATCCTGAAGATGGTGAAGCTGTATACCGAATCACTAATCGCGGTGGTAAAGGTGTAAAAACAATGTCCATTTCAGAAAAAACCGGTTCTTTGGTTGCTATTAAAAATGTCTCTGATGAAGATGACCTTATGATCATTACCAAATCTGGCGTAGCTATTAGAATGGCTATTGAAGATTTAAGGGTGATGGGACGTGCGACACAAGGGGTGAAATTGATTAATTTAAAGAACGATTCCATCGCTGCCGTTGCTAAAGTAATGAAAGAAGAAGACGAAATTGAAGATATCGAAAATATTGACATCAATGAAGATGGCATAGATATTGATCAAGATTCGACCGAAAATGAATCAAATAATAACGATTAA
- a CDS encoding ATP-dependent Clp protease ATP-binding subunit, giving the protein MDDNFSPRVKDVIAYSKEEALRLGHDFIGTEHLMLGLLRDGNGKAIDILTALSIDLEHLRRKVEILSPSNPASGVAANDKRNLHLTRQAERALKTTFLEAKLFQSSSINTAHLLLCILRNENDPTTKLLNKLKIDYDNVKEQFKLMITSDDDYIESPSAESFSDDTGAGEEGRENPFGSSGNTPKSNKKSKTPVLDNFGRDLTQLAEEDKLDPVVGREKEIERVSQILSRRKKNNPLLIGEPGVGKSAIAEGLALRIVKKKVSRILYNKRVVTLDLASLVAGTKYRGQFEERMKAVMNELEKNDDIILFIDEIHTIVGAGGATGSLDASNMFKPALARGEIQCIGATTLDEYRQYIEKDGALERRFQKVIVEPTTVEETIEILNNIKDKYEDHHNVSYTDEAIEACVKLTNRYITDRFLPDKAIDALDEAGSRVHITNMEVPKQILELEKQLEDVKELKNSVVKKQKYEEAAKLRDDEKRLEKDLALAQEKWEEDSKLHRETVTDESVADVVSMMSGVPVTRIAQAESSKLAQLPDLIKGKVIGQDNAVGKVVKAIQRNRAGLKDPDKPIGSFIFLGQTGVGKTQLAKVLANKLFDSVDALIRIDMSEYMEKFAVSRLIGAPPGYVGYEEGGQLTEKVRRKPYAVILLDEVEKAHPDVFNMLLQVLDDGYITDSLGRKIDFRNTIIIMTSNIGARQLKDFGQGVGFGTSAKKAQADAHSRSVIENALKKAFAPEFLNRIDDVVVFNPLEKEDIHKIIDIELERLYQRIDGLGYHLKLTDKAKDYIAEKGFDKQYGARPLKRAIQKYIEDSLAEEIITSKLSEGDSILMDFDSEKEELTIDIKKAEKSAES; this is encoded by the coding sequence ATGGATGATAATTTTTCACCAAGAGTAAAAGATGTAATTGCTTACAGTAAGGAAGAAGCTCTAAGATTGGGGCACGACTTTATTGGAACAGAACATCTAATGCTCGGACTTTTGCGTGATGGAAACGGAAAAGCAATAGACATTTTAACTGCATTAAGTATAGACCTAGAACATTTACGAAGAAAAGTAGAAATATTAAGTCCCTCCAACCCTGCAAGCGGTGTAGCTGCCAACGACAAACGCAACCTACACTTAACGAGACAGGCAGAAAGGGCTTTAAAGACTACGTTTCTCGAAGCCAAGTTATTTCAGAGTTCGTCGATCAATACAGCTCATTTGTTGCTTTGTATATTAAGGAATGAAAACGACCCTACCACAAAGCTGTTAAACAAGCTTAAAATCGATTACGATAATGTTAAAGAACAATTTAAGCTTATGATAACAAGTGACGACGATTATATAGAGTCTCCATCGGCAGAATCTTTTTCTGACGATACAGGAGCAGGTGAAGAAGGAAGGGAAAACCCATTTGGAAGCTCTGGAAACACGCCTAAATCCAATAAAAAATCTAAAACCCCAGTTTTAGATAATTTCGGTCGTGATCTTACCCAACTAGCGGAAGAAGATAAATTAGACCCTGTTGTTGGTAGAGAAAAAGAGATTGAAAGGGTTTCTCAAATTCTAAGTAGAAGAAAGAAAAACAATCCTCTTTTAATTGGTGAGCCGGGTGTTGGTAAAAGTGCCATCGCCGAAGGTTTGGCATTGCGTATTGTTAAGAAAAAGGTTTCAAGGATCTTATACAACAAAAGAGTGGTAACCTTGGATTTGGCTTCGCTGGTTGCGGGAACTAAATACCGCGGACAGTTTGAAGAACGCATGAAGGCGGTTATGAACGAATTGGAAAAAAATGATGATATCATTTTATTCATCGATGAAATCCATACCATTGTTGGTGCCGGTGGTGCTACAGGAAGTTTGGATGCTTCAAATATGTTTAAGCCAGCCCTTGCAAGAGGTGAAATTCAATGTATTGGTGCCACAACACTCGATGAGTACCGACAGTACATCGAAAAAGATGGAGCACTGGAAAGAAGATTTCAAAAGGTGATCGTAGAGCCTACCACTGTAGAAGAAACCATAGAAATTCTTAACAACATTAAGGATAAATATGAAGATCATCATAACGTAAGCTATACCGATGAAGCTATTGAAGCTTGTGTAAAACTTACCAATAGATATATTACAGACCGTTTTTTACCTGACAAGGCTATCGATGCCTTAGACGAAGCTGGATCTAGGGTACATATTACCAATATGGAAGTTCCAAAGCAAATTTTGGAACTGGAAAAGCAGTTGGAAGATGTTAAAGAGCTTAAAAATTCAGTAGTTAAAAAGCAGAAATACGAAGAAGCCGCTAAACTACGTGATGATGAGAAGCGTTTGGAAAAAGATTTAGCATTGGCTCAAGAAAAATGGGAGGAAGATAGCAAACTGCATAGAGAAACGGTAACTGATGAAAGCGTTGCCGATGTAGTGTCCATGATGAGTGGGGTTCCTGTTACTAGAATCGCACAGGCAGAAAGCTCAAAATTGGCGCAGCTTCCAGATTTAATCAAAGGAAAAGTAATCGGGCAGGATAATGCGGTTGGAAAAGTCGTAAAAGCTATTCAACGTAATCGAGCCGGATTAAAAGATCCAGACAAACCAATTGGCTCTTTTATATTTCTCGGGCAAACTGGGGTTGGTAAAACCCAATTGGCCAAGGTACTTGCCAATAAATTATTCGACTCTGTAGACGCTTTAATCCGCATCGACATGAGTGAATATATGGAGAAATTTGCGGTATCCCGATTAATTGGAGCACCTCCAGGATATGTTGGATATGAAGAAGGTGGGCAGCTTACCGAAAAAGTAAGAAGAAAACCTTATGCTGTAATTCTTTTGGATGAGGTAGAAAAGGCACACCCCGACGTTTTTAATATGCTTCTTCAAGTATTGGACGACGGTTATATAACCGACAGTTTGGGTAGAAAAATCGATTTTAGGAATACCATTATTATAATGACATCCAATATTGGTGCGCGTCAATTAAAAGACTTTGGTCAAGGTGTTGGTTTTGGGACTTCAGCTAAAAAAGCTCAAGCCGATGCACATTCCAGAAGTGTTATTGAGAATGCACTTAAGAAAGCATTTGCGCCAGAATTTCTTAACAGGATCGACGATGTGGTAGTATTTAATCCGTTAGAGAAAGAAGACATCCACAAAATCATTGATATTGAATTGGAAAGACTTTACCAACGTATTGATGGTCTTGGTTACCATCTTAAGCTTACCGATAAAGCCAAAGATTACATTGCAGAAAAAGGTTTTGACAAACAATATGGAGCGCGTCCTTTAAAAAGAGCAATTCAGAAATATATTGAAGATTCCTTAGCGGAAGAAATTATCACTTCCAAATTATCAGAAGGCGATAGTATTTTAATGGACTTCGATAGTGAAAAAGAGGAACTTACCATTGATATTAAGAAAGCTGAAAAATCGGCTGAATCTTAA
- the rimK gene encoding 30S ribosomal protein S6--L-glutamate ligase yields the protein MSNKTIIGSQEWVSLPELDISTIKVRVDSGAKTSALHAVNIQPFQRNKDTWVTFDVYPIQNNGKKVIHCEALVIDKRVIKSSTGTRENRYIIKTSLNINDTSWDIEVSLTNRDSMGYRMLLGREAMMGRLIVDPESSFMLGDLSDEDVNKRYKANVQIQGGLKIGLLASNPNLYSNRRIIEAGERMGHEVEFFNIRQCYMKLDAETPEIHYRGGKILNDLDAIIPRIRPSMTYYGCSLARHFESINIACLNKAESIRQSRDKLFSLQLLLKNGVSIPTTGFANSPLDTNDLIKMVGGSPLIIKLLEGTQGKGVVLAETKKAAESVINAFKSLNAYILVQEFIKEANGKDLRIFVIDGKVVAAMQREAPPGEFRANMHLGGTASLVKLTAAEKKIAVKATKAMGLDVAGVDIIRSSKGPLLLEVNSSPGLEGIETATDIDIAGLMIKSIEKKLNWKAKK from the coding sequence ATGAGTAACAAAACAATTATTGGTAGCCAGGAATGGGTATCATTGCCAGAATTAGATATTTCAACCATTAAAGTTCGTGTAGATAGCGGTGCAAAGACTTCTGCCTTGCATGCCGTTAACATACAGCCCTTTCAAAGAAATAAAGACACTTGGGTAACTTTCGATGTATATCCCATACAAAACAATGGCAAAAAGGTTATTCATTGTGAAGCACTTGTTATCGACAAACGTGTCATTAAAAGTTCTACCGGAACAAGGGAAAACAGATATATTATAAAAACCTCTTTAAACATTAACGATACTTCTTGGGATATCGAGGTTTCCTTAACCAATAGGGATAGTATGGGCTACCGAATGCTGTTGGGTAGAGAGGCCATGATGGGAAGGTTAATAGTAGACCCCGAAAGCAGTTTTATGCTCGGCGACCTTAGTGATGAAGATGTAAATAAACGGTACAAAGCGAATGTTCAAATTCAAGGAGGATTAAAAATAGGATTACTAGCTAGTAATCCTAACCTTTACAGCAACCGCAGAATTATTGAAGCTGGAGAACGTATGGGGCATGAAGTGGAGTTTTTTAACATCCGCCAATGCTATATGAAACTAGACGCCGAAACACCAGAAATACATTACCGCGGCGGAAAGATTCTTAACGACCTCGACGCCATTATCCCTAGAATACGGCCTAGCATGACCTATTATGGCTGCTCATTGGCACGCCATTTCGAGTCTATCAACATTGCATGCCTAAACAAAGCAGAATCCATAAGGCAATCGCGGGATAAACTGTTTTCACTTCAATTATTATTAAAGAATGGGGTAAGTATTCCTACCACTGGGTTCGCGAATTCTCCTTTGGACACCAATGACCTCATTAAAATGGTTGGTGGCTCTCCCCTAATCATTAAACTATTGGAAGGGACGCAAGGAAAAGGAGTGGTTTTGGCAGAAACAAAAAAAGCCGCAGAAAGTGTTATCAATGCATTTAAAAGTTTAAACGCTTATATCCTTGTACAGGAATTCATTAAAGAAGCCAACGGAAAAGATCTACGTATTTTCGTTATTGACGGGAAAGTGGTTGCCGCAATGCAAAGGGAAGCTCCTCCAGGAGAATTTAGGGCCAATATGCATTTGGGTGGTACCGCTTCTCTAGTAAAGCTTACCGCAGCAGAAAAGAAAATTGCGGTTAAAGCCACCAAGGCCATGGGGCTTGATGTAGCTGGAGTGGATATTATTCGCTCATCCAAAGGACCGTTATTGCTGGAAGTTAATTCCTCACCAGGATTGGAAGGGATAGAAACAGCAACCGATATCGATATTGCTGGACTTATGATTAAATCGATTGAGAAAAAATTAAACTGGAAGGCAAAGAAGTAA
- a CDS encoding STAS/SEC14 domain-containing protein: MKVLTENHKLIKSYTLDFGNIEIYPTFAIGIVNDGIDLSLEDISELATIAEIHFRDREFGYISLRKNSYAINPALYNYIKELNNLKAIAIVSDKEIFKHNFKIEKYFYGKEMALYKSLDEAIDWMIENFQ, encoded by the coding sequence ATGAAAGTTCTTACGGAAAACCATAAATTAATCAAATCTTATACCCTCGATTTCGGGAATATCGAGATTTATCCAACGTTTGCTATTGGCATAGTAAATGACGGGATCGATCTTTCTTTGGAGGATATTTCGGAATTGGCTACCATTGCTGAAATTCATTTCCGTGATCGTGAATTTGGTTATATTTCCTTACGAAAGAATTCCTATGCTATAAACCCGGCACTCTATAATTATATTAAGGAACTTAATAACCTTAAAGCAATTGCCATAGTTTCTGATAAAGAAATCTTTAAACACAACTTCAAAATTGAAAAATACTTCTACGGAAAGGAGATGGCTCTATATAAAAGTCTTGATGAGGCCATCGACTGGATGATCGAAAACTTCCAGTAA
- the hutH gene encoding histidine ammonia-lyase, whose protein sequence is MDEFYYISSDVLDIETIWNVINKQQKLKLSDEAKVNIEKCRKYLDEKIASNKKPIYGINTGFGSLCNVKIANEHLSQLQGNLVMSHACGTGELVPEPVVKLMLLLKIQSLSYGHSGVQLETVCRLIDFYNEDITPVVYTQGSLGASGDLAPLAHLSLPLLGKGEVYYQGKKVISEKVLEEKGWKPIQLKSKEGLALLNGTQFMGAYGVWCIINGYRLSYLADLVGALSLDAFNGLTEPFHKLIHLVRPHRGQIKTAARILEFLKGSEISAQDKTQVQDPYSFRCMPQVHGASKDVLAHVRKVFKTEINSVTDNPNIFIDQDEILSGGNFHGQPLAMSLDYLAIALAEWGSISERRTYQLISGERGLPSFLVNDPGLNSGFMIPQYTAASIVSQNKQLATPASVDTIVSSNGQEDHVSMGANAATKCYKIMENLKSILAIELLNAAQALAFRRPLKSSGIIEDFYEAYTQHVPFVEKDRVFHDDIMKTISFMENRIIAGEIFQD, encoded by the coding sequence ATGGACGAATTTTATTACATAAGCTCCGATGTATTGGACATTGAAACTATTTGGAATGTCATCAATAAGCAACAAAAGTTGAAACTTTCTGATGAAGCAAAGGTAAATATTGAGAAATGTAGAAAGTACCTTGACGAAAAAATAGCTTCCAACAAAAAGCCAATTTATGGCATCAATACAGGTTTTGGTTCGTTGTGTAATGTAAAAATCGCCAATGAACATTTAAGTCAGCTTCAGGGAAACTTGGTAATGTCCCACGCCTGTGGTACAGGAGAATTGGTTCCTGAACCAGTAGTAAAACTAATGTTGCTTCTTAAAATTCAATCGTTAAGCTATGGGCATAGTGGGGTACAGTTGGAAACGGTGTGCCGTTTGATTGATTTTTACAATGAAGATATTACCCCGGTAGTATATACACAAGGGTCTCTGGGGGCATCTGGAGATTTGGCACCCTTGGCACATTTATCCCTACCGCTCTTGGGGAAAGGGGAAGTTTATTACCAAGGAAAAAAAGTAATCTCAGAAAAAGTTTTAGAGGAAAAAGGGTGGAAACCTATTCAACTGAAATCCAAAGAAGGGCTAGCTTTACTCAACGGAACCCAATTTATGGGGGCTTATGGGGTTTGGTGTATAATAAATGGCTACCGATTGTCTTATCTGGCAGATTTAGTAGGGGCATTGTCCCTAGATGCTTTTAATGGACTCACAGAGCCTTTCCATAAATTAATCCATTTGGTGCGCCCACATAGGGGACAAATTAAAACAGCAGCCCGGATATTGGAGTTTCTGAAAGGGAGTGAAATTTCTGCCCAAGATAAAACACAGGTGCAAGACCCTTATTCATTCCGTTGTATGCCCCAAGTGCATGGCGCCTCTAAAGATGTATTGGCGCATGTGCGAAAAGTATTTAAAACCGAAATTAATTCCGTTACCGACAATCCGAATATTTTTATTGATCAAGATGAGATTTTATCAGGAGGTAATTTTCACGGACAGCCTTTAGCGATGTCGTTGGACTATCTTGCTATTGCCTTGGCAGAGTGGGGGAGTATTTCCGAAAGGAGAACCTACCAATTAATATCGGGAGAACGGGGCTTACCTTCGTTTTTAGTGAATGATCCCGGACTTAATTCAGGATTTATGATTCCGCAATACACCGCCGCCAGTATTGTGAGTCAGAATAAACAATTAGCAACTCCTGCCAGTGTGGACACCATTGTTTCTTCAAACGGACAAGAAGATCATGTAAGTATGGGTGCAAATGCAGCAACCAAATGCTATAAAATTATGGAAAACCTAAAATCCATTTTAGCCATAGAATTGCTAAATGCCGCTCAAGCACTTGCTTTTAGACGCCCTTTAAAATCCTCGGGAATTATAGAAGATTTTTATGAGGCTTACACGCAGCATGTTCCCTTTGTGGAAAAAGACCGTGTTTTTCATGATGATATTATGAAAACCATCAGCTTTATGGAAAATAGAATTATAGCTGGAGAAATCTTCCAGGATTAA
- a CDS encoding NAD(P)H-hydrate dehydratase: MKIFSIEQIRLADKLTIERQNITSDELMERAGTAVFNWMNRQLTTKEVKIHIFCGIGNNGGDGLVIARKLLEQGYSIEVYVVNFSDNRSKDFLLNFDRIKELKLWPKLLTKDSELPNIGAQDVVLDAIFGIGLNRPADDWVAQIIDNINNSGAFVIAVDIPSGLYMEKALSEKDMVTKADYTLTFQLPKLVFLLPETGKYTKYWEALDIGQDPKFLYEEECNTFYLDKYNILTFYKSRDRFSHKGTYGHSLIIGGSYGKIGAALMSSEAALHAGSGLVTAFVPKCGYQTIQTAFPEAMVITDDDENYITDIKFGVNPTVIGIGPGLGKHKKTITALAKFLKGNDKPLVLDADALNILSENKELLEFINGKAILTPHPKELERLIGSWENDFEKLELIKQFSKDNNVVVVAKGSHTAVVYGDQLFFNSTGNPGMATGGTGDVLTGIITGLVAQNYSLLQAALLGVYIHGRAGDLAVIRSGVEALTATDVIDFTGDAFLDLYKKNKNDYQENANKTP; this comes from the coding sequence ATGAAAATTTTTTCGATTGAACAGATACGCCTTGCTGATAAATTGACAATCGAAAGGCAAAATATTACCAGTGACGAACTCATGGAAAGGGCCGGAACCGCAGTTTTTAATTGGATGAATAGGCAGTTAACAACGAAAGAGGTTAAAATTCATATTTTTTGTGGAATAGGCAACAACGGAGGGGATGGTTTGGTGATTGCCAGAAAATTATTGGAGCAAGGCTATTCCATCGAAGTTTATGTAGTAAACTTTAGCGATAACAGGTCAAAGGATTTTTTACTGAATTTCGATCGGATCAAGGAGTTAAAGCTATGGCCAAAGTTGTTGACGAAAGACAGTGAGTTACCAAATATAGGGGCTCAAGACGTCGTGTTGGATGCCATATTCGGAATTGGGCTTAACCGGCCTGCCGACGATTGGGTAGCACAAATTATAGACAACATAAATAATAGTGGCGCTTTTGTAATTGCAGTAGATATTCCTTCCGGACTATACATGGAAAAAGCTTTAAGCGAGAAAGATATGGTAACAAAGGCAGATTATACCTTAACCTTTCAATTGCCAAAACTCGTTTTCTTACTGCCGGAAACAGGGAAATACACCAAATATTGGGAAGCGCTCGATATAGGTCAAGATCCCAAGTTTTTATACGAGGAAGAATGCAATACCTTCTATTTGGATAAATACAATATCCTCACATTCTACAAATCCCGTGACCGATTTTCCCATAAAGGTACGTATGGACATTCGTTGATTATAGGCGGGAGTTACGGAAAAATAGGAGCGGCGTTAATGAGCAGCGAAGCAGCACTTCATGCAGGCTCTGGCCTAGTAACCGCTTTTGTGCCAAAATGTGGTTACCAAACCATACAAACCGCATTTCCGGAAGCCATGGTTATTACTGATGACGATGAAAATTATATTACCGATATAAAATTTGGTGTCAATCCAACTGTTATTGGTATCGGCCCTGGTTTGGGCAAACATAAAAAAACGATAACTGCATTGGCTAAATTCTTGAAAGGAAATGATAAACCCTTGGTACTCGATGCCGATGCGCTAAATATTTTGTCTGAAAACAAAGAATTGCTAGAGTTTATTAATGGAAAAGCTATTTTAACACCACATCCAAAAGAGCTGGAACGGTTAATAGGATCGTGGGAGAATGATTTTGAGAAACTCGAGCTGATAAAACAATTTTCCAAGGATAATAACGTAGTGGTGGTAGCTAAAGGGTCGCATACCGCAGTGGTGTATGGGGACCAGTTGTTTTTTAATTCTACGGGAAATCCTGGAATGGCTACTGGTGGAACAGGGGATGTTCTAACAGGAATTATAACCGGATTGGTTGCGCAAAATTATTCCCTATTGCAAGCAGCCCTTTTAGGGGTTTATATTCATGGAAGGGCAGGGGATTTGGCGGTTATTCGGTCTGGGGTAGAAGCCTTAACGGCTACCGATGTCATAGATTTTACAGGTGATGCTTTTCTGGATTTATATAAGAAAAACAAGAATGATTATCAGGAAAATGCCAATAAGACCCCATAA